One window of Vibrio atlanticus genomic DNA carries:
- a CDS encoding YhcH/YjgK/YiaL family protein — protein sequence MLVGNTQPTQISKSYPVVIQNVLEYLNSLDQEKLALGRHELPGFDSKQAWFVVLEYDKEPLGSFQPEVHKYHSDLQIILEGSEVMAWAIDTGEHSNAQPYNQERDLQFYEYPGIELSFIHAKRNQFYLFTPNIVHITNIENDDSQPVRKLVVKIHNDLLEAK from the coding sequence ATGTTAGTCGGAAATACTCAACCTACGCAGATCAGTAAGTCGTACCCTGTCGTTATTCAAAATGTGCTTGAGTACTTGAACAGTCTCGACCAAGAAAAACTCGCATTAGGTCGCCATGAACTCCCTGGTTTTGATTCAAAACAAGCATGGTTTGTTGTATTGGAATATGACAAAGAGCCTCTAGGAAGCTTCCAACCTGAAGTCCATAAATACCATTCTGACTTGCAGATCATTCTCGAAGGTTCTGAAGTGATGGCATGGGCTATAGACACTGGCGAACACAGCAACGCACAACCTTATAACCAAGAACGTGACCTTCAGTTTTACGAATACCCTGGGATTGAACTCAGCTTCATTCATGCAAAACGCAATCAATTTTATTTATTCACGCCAAATATCGTGCACATCACCAATATTGAAAATGATGACAGCCAACCGGTAAGAAAACTGGTGGTGAAGATTCACAACGATTTACTGGAAGCCAAATAA
- a CDS encoding Cof-type HAD-IIB family hydrolase, translated as MHKSSPHKSYKHKLDKHKLLALDLDGTVLNSQHTISQELVEAIKQVAQHTHVVIVTGRHHVAAKPYYDQLGLSTPIICCNGTYIFDYQNDTVIQENAIDKEIAAEFITLSQAHDLKMVMYVRDAMLYSRARPIEYMEALLTWSQTFPESQRPNIQKVDDFQHEAQFSEYVWKFVVEGEVNTFAEIPFVKENFNGERSWIDRVDFAAKGNSKGNALTRYIEPLGISLEQCVAIGDNHNDISMLKAAGLGIAMQNADDTVKSSANQITPKNNDDKTGLATLLQDLFSAH; from the coding sequence ATGCATAAGTCATCACCGCATAAGTCCTATAAACATAAATTGGATAAGCACAAGCTATTGGCGTTAGATCTCGATGGGACGGTGCTCAACTCGCAGCACACGATTAGCCAAGAGTTAGTCGAAGCCATCAAGCAAGTCGCTCAACACACTCATGTGGTTATCGTTACGGGTCGCCATCATGTCGCGGCAAAACCTTATTACGATCAGCTTGGTTTATCGACGCCAATAATTTGTTGCAATGGCACTTACATCTTTGATTACCAGAACGATACGGTCATTCAAGAAAACGCTATCGACAAAGAAATTGCCGCTGAGTTTATCACCCTATCTCAAGCTCATGATCTGAAGATGGTGATGTATGTGCGTGATGCAATGCTCTACTCGAGAGCACGCCCTATTGAATACATGGAAGCGCTACTGACGTGGTCTCAAACCTTTCCAGAAAGCCAGCGACCAAACATTCAAAAGGTCGACGACTTCCAACATGAAGCACAATTTTCAGAGTATGTGTGGAAGTTTGTCGTTGAAGGTGAAGTAAACACATTCGCAGAGATTCCTTTTGTGAAAGAGAACTTCAACGGCGAACGATCTTGGATTGATCGTGTCGATTTCGCAGCAAAAGGTAATAGCAAAGGTAATGCATTGACTCGCTACATTGAGCCGCTCGGTATCAGCCTAGAGCAGTGTGTCGCGATTGGTGATAACCACAATGACATTTCGATGCTTAAAGCAGCAGGACTTGGCATCGCAATGCAAAACGCAGATGACACCGTAAAAAGCTCAGCCAACCAGATCACGCCTAAAAATAATGACGATAAGACAGGGTTAGCGACGCTTTTACAAGACCTATTTAGTGCCCATTAA
- a CDS encoding L-ribulose-5-phosphate 4-epimerase: MSQQQKTYQEIKERVFAANLQLPKYGLVTFTWGNVSEIDRERGVIAIKPSGVEYDVMTADDIVVLDLEGNRIEGKLNPSSDTATHVELYKAFPTIGGIVHTHSRNATIWAQAGRDIPALGTTHADYFYGDVPCTRLLTKSEIESDYEKNTGLVIIEEFNQRDIDPQAMPGVIIAGHAPFTWGKDGSDAVHNAVVMEEIAAMATATRAISPEVAIQPELLDKHYNRKHGKNSYYGQK, encoded by the coding sequence ATGTCTCAACAACAAAAAACATACCAAGAAATAAAAGAACGCGTGTTCGCAGCAAACTTGCAGCTTCCTAAATATGGTTTAGTGACTTTCACTTGGGGCAATGTCTCTGAGATCGATCGCGAACGTGGCGTGATTGCAATCAAACCATCAGGTGTTGAGTACGATGTAATGACGGCAGATGACATCGTGGTTCTCGATTTAGAAGGCAACCGCATTGAAGGCAAGCTGAACCCTTCAAGCGACACGGCTACGCACGTTGAGCTTTATAAAGCCTTCCCAACTATTGGCGGCATTGTTCACACACACTCTCGTAATGCAACAATCTGGGCGCAAGCCGGCCGAGACATTCCAGCGCTTGGAACCACACACGCCGATTACTTCTACGGTGATGTGCCTTGTACTCGCCTACTAACGAAATCTGAGATTGAGTCAGATTACGAGAAAAACACAGGCTTGGTGATCATCGAAGAATTCAACCAACGCGATATCGATCCACAGGCAATGCCAGGTGTCATCATCGCAGGCCACGCACCATTTACATGGGGCAAGGATGGTTCAGATGCAGTGCACAATGCAGTGGTAATGGAAGAGATTGCTGCCATGGCAACAGCCACTCGCGCTATCAGTCCAGAAGTAGCGATTCAACCTGAGCTGCTAGATAAACACTACAACCGTAAACACGGCAAGAACTCATACTACGGACAGAAGTAA
- a CDS encoding L-ribulose-5-phosphate 3-epimerase: MFDSKNKFRLGIYEKAMPTTLTWEERLVHAKEAGFDFVEISVDETNERRARLDWSDEEIYELRRLCEKHQMPFQSMCLSAHRKFPFGSMDDGIRTESLIIMEKAISLAYKLGIRCIQMAGYDVYYEPQSAETHARFIEGMQQATKMAERAGIMLGVEIMDTPYLNSLSKFEVLKREIPSPYFMAYPDVGNISGWNYDVCTELKLSRDHLVQVHLKDTLRVSETCKGQFRDLVIGEGQVDFPAIFKTLAEIDYSAPLVIEMWAKNDNWLDDIKQAKATLKSIANQSGFEL; this comes from the coding sequence ATGTTTGATTCTAAAAACAAATTCAGATTAGGTATTTACGAAAAAGCGATGCCAACCACCCTTACATGGGAAGAGCGTTTGGTTCACGCCAAAGAAGCTGGCTTCGACTTTGTAGAAATTTCAGTCGATGAGACCAACGAGCGACGTGCTCGTTTAGATTGGTCAGACGAAGAGATTTATGAACTTCGCCGCCTATGTGAAAAGCATCAAATGCCATTCCAATCGATGTGTTTGAGCGCGCACCGTAAGTTCCCATTTGGCTCAATGGATGACGGTATCCGCACTGAATCGCTGATCATCATGGAAAAAGCGATTTCATTGGCTTACAAGCTTGGCATTCGCTGTATTCAAATGGCAGGCTATGACGTTTACTACGAGCCACAATCGGCTGAAACTCACGCTCGCTTCATTGAAGGCATGCAACAAGCCACCAAAATGGCAGAACGTGCAGGCATCATGTTAGGTGTAGAGATCATGGATACTCCGTACCTCAACTCATTAAGTAAGTTTGAAGTGCTTAAGCGTGAGATCCCATCGCCTTACTTCATGGCTTACCCAGATGTCGGTAACATCTCAGGTTGGAATTACGATGTGTGTACCGAACTAAAGCTAAGCCGTGATCACCTAGTACAAGTGCACCTAAAAGATACACTGCGAGTTTCAGAAACCTGCAAAGGCCAGTTCCGAGATCTTGTTATAGGCGAAGGCCAAGTCGACTTCCCTGCTATTTTCAAAACACTTGCTGAAATTGATTACAGCGCACCATTAGTGATTGAAATGTGGGCTAAAAATGACAACTGGTTAGACGATATCAAACAAGCAAAAGCAACGTTGAAATCTATCGCTAACCAATCTGGCTTTGAACTGTAA
- a CDS encoding 3-keto-L-gulonate-6-phosphate decarboxylase UlaD, giving the protein MPNTVLKASKPLFKSSKPLLQMALDATDIDTALASIEHVADKLDVIEIGTILAFAHGVDSVRILREKYPNHIIVCDMKITDASAILTRLAMDAGANWVTVSAAAHIETIRSAKKVTDEFDGEVQIELYGHWTMEDAQAWVDMGIKQAIYHRSRDAELAGVSWTEEDLIKIQKLSDIGIELSITGGIVPDDLHLFKNLSAKSFIAGRALAGSNGRDIAENFHTEIGKHW; this is encoded by the coding sequence ATGCCTAACACTGTATTAAAAGCATCTAAACCCTTGTTCAAATCATCTAAGCCGTTGCTACAAATGGCTCTTGATGCCACAGATATCGACACGGCATTAGCCTCAATAGAGCATGTTGCAGATAAGTTAGATGTAATTGAAATCGGGACGATTTTAGCCTTCGCCCACGGCGTAGATAGCGTAAGAATCCTACGAGAAAAATACCCAAATCACATCATTGTCTGTGACATGAAAATCACCGATGCCAGCGCCATTTTAACGCGTTTGGCGATGGATGCCGGCGCTAACTGGGTAACAGTAAGTGCAGCAGCACACATCGAAACTATTCGTTCAGCGAAGAAAGTAACGGATGAATTCGACGGCGAAGTGCAAATTGAGCTGTATGGACACTGGACAATGGAAGATGCGCAAGCTTGGGTCGACATGGGCATTAAACAAGCAATTTATCACCGTTCTCGTGATGCGGAACTTGCTGGTGTGAGCTGGACCGAAGAAGATTTGATAAAAATACAGAAATTATCGGATATTGGAATTGAACTATCCATTACTGGTGGTATTGTTCCTGACGATCTGCATTTGTTTAAGAATCTGTCTGCAAAATCGTTTATTGCTGGCCGAGCGTTAGCTGGTAGCAATGGACGTGACATCGCAGAAAACTTCCATACTGAAATAGGTAAACACTGGTAG
- a CDS encoding IclR family transcriptional regulator produces MSEQIKSLSKALTVLEFLGNYPNGVSLQKVSEGTGFNKSSVHRILATFEASGYVAQMCSGKEYRLTMKLVQLGHAAINSDVTGTVKPYLSELLDDVNETVNFLSFDADNIIFKDKFEPVNSSFRTRTYVGLHSPMYCSAAGKCYLAFSSESVRETYWQRNVSTIKPLTENTILDKSQFFDVLDKIKARGYALDDEENEAGISCVAVPIFDKNNSPVYAVSVSSLTPKMKALGYEEIASRIQDITTRIEQQLF; encoded by the coding sequence ATGAGTGAGCAAATTAAATCGTTGTCTAAAGCACTGACCGTATTGGAATTCCTTGGGAATTATCCTAATGGCGTTTCGCTACAAAAAGTGTCTGAAGGGACAGGCTTCAACAAGTCATCTGTCCACCGTATTTTAGCAACGTTTGAAGCCTCTGGTTATGTTGCTCAAATGTGTTCAGGTAAAGAATATCGCTTAACAATGAAGTTGGTTCAGCTTGGACACGCTGCTATCAACTCTGATGTCACTGGCACCGTTAAGCCATACCTATCTGAGCTACTCGACGATGTGAATGAAACGGTTAACTTCCTCTCTTTTGATGCTGACAACATCATTTTTAAAGACAAGTTCGAACCCGTTAATTCTTCCTTTAGAACTCGAACCTACGTGGGGCTGCATTCTCCAATGTACTGCTCAGCGGCAGGTAAATGCTACCTCGCATTTAGCTCTGAGAGCGTTCGAGAAACCTACTGGCAACGCAATGTCAGCACCATTAAACCGTTAACTGAAAACACGATCCTCGATAAGTCTCAGTTTTTTGATGTTCTCGATAAAATCAAAGCGCGTGGCTATGCGCTCGATGATGAAGAGAACGAAGCGGGTATTTCTTGTGTTGCTGTCCCTATTTTTGACAAGAACAATTCTCCTGTATACGCGGTTAGCGTCTCTTCGCTTACGCCAAAAATGAAAGCTCTCGGCTACGAAGAAATTGCTAGCAGAATTCAAGACATAACAACGCGTATAGAACAACAACTCTTTTAA
- a CDS encoding FGGY-family carbohydrate kinase: MNYYIGIDSGGTFMKAALFNAKGEQQGLARVSASVINEKQGWVERDLNALWGNAVDVIKQLLETTKVEPTSIKGLSISAQGKGVYLLDKEGQNLGHGIMSSDSRSLPIVKEWLEEGKAQEIYPTTLQTLWTGHPVSIIRWIKENDAERYNNIGAVMMSHDYLRYRLTGEVAAELTNISESNFFNSITGEYDKALLETFGIEEIWDALPPVVKPQQQAGKITAAVANETGLAIGTPVFGGLFDVVSTAICSGINSSEDTLNYVMGTWAVTSGISKQVTQESHNFVYGHYAVDNEYIIHEASPTSAGNYEWFADYLGENGQINHQQNQALVEALDPASSSIYFVPFLYGSNQGLGLKSGFYGLQSHHTKGHLIQAIWEGILFCHNIHLERMRQRFPKANILKVTGGPASSPVWMQMLADLTGMTVEISDVDETGSLGAAMMAMVGAGEFASLEECTQAITNSTSRIEPNPEHYDIYQKKYKHYQRLVQLFKQFEDEMHA, encoded by the coding sequence ATGAATTACTACATTGGAATTGATTCTGGCGGCACTTTTATGAAAGCCGCGTTGTTTAACGCAAAAGGTGAACAACAAGGTCTTGCCCGCGTATCGGCGAGCGTCATCAACGAAAAACAAGGTTGGGTAGAACGCGACCTAAACGCACTATGGGGTAACGCTGTCGATGTCATTAAGCAGCTTTTAGAGACCACAAAAGTAGAACCAACCTCTATTAAAGGCTTGAGCATTTCAGCCCAAGGCAAAGGTGTTTACCTTCTTGATAAAGAGGGACAGAACCTCGGCCACGGTATTATGTCTTCTGACTCTCGCTCACTGCCTATCGTTAAAGAATGGCTAGAAGAGGGTAAAGCACAAGAGATCTATCCAACCACACTGCAAACACTGTGGACAGGTCACCCTGTATCGATTATTCGCTGGATCAAAGAAAACGATGCCGAACGATACAACAACATTGGCGCAGTGATGATGTCTCACGACTACCTTCGATATCGCTTAACGGGCGAAGTCGCAGCAGAACTGACCAATATTTCAGAAAGTAATTTTTTCAACTCCATTACTGGTGAGTATGACAAAGCCCTTCTGGAAACCTTTGGCATCGAAGAAATTTGGGATGCACTACCACCCGTTGTAAAACCTCAACAGCAAGCAGGGAAAATCACGGCGGCCGTTGCTAATGAAACCGGACTAGCAATAGGTACGCCAGTGTTCGGCGGTTTGTTTGATGTTGTGTCTACCGCGATCTGTTCTGGAATCAACTCTTCAGAAGATACTCTGAATTACGTGATGGGCACATGGGCGGTCACGTCTGGCATATCAAAGCAAGTAACGCAAGAAAGCCACAACTTTGTTTACGGCCATTACGCCGTCGATAACGAATACATCATTCACGAAGCGAGCCCAACTTCTGCTGGCAATTATGAATGGTTCGCCGACTACCTTGGTGAAAATGGCCAGATTAACCACCAGCAAAATCAAGCGTTAGTCGAAGCATTAGATCCGGCATCAAGCAGTATCTACTTTGTGCCATTCCTTTACGGTTCAAACCAAGGGCTTGGCCTAAAGTCAGGCTTCTATGGTCTGCAATCGCACCATACTAAAGGGCACCTAATTCAAGCCATTTGGGAAGGCATTTTATTCTGTCACAACATTCACCTAGAACGTATGCGTCAGCGTTTTCCAAAAGCCAACATACTAAAAGTGACAGGCGGCCCTGCATCTAGCCCGGTATGGATGCAAATGCTGGCTGACCTTACCGGCATGACCGTTGAAATATCAGACGTGGATGAAACCGGCTCATTAGGTGCCGCAATGATGGCAATGGTCGGCGCAGGTGAGTTCGCTTCATTAGAAGAATGTACTCAAGCCATCACTAATTCTACGTCACGTATCGAGCCGAACCCTGAACACTACGATATATACCAAAAGAAATATAAGCACTATCAAAGACTGGTGCAGTTGTTTAAACAATTTGAGGATGAAATGCATGCCTAA
- a CDS encoding MFS transporter, with translation MKVFPLKKVFPLKDAPLVLLSLIFFIWGLITVSSNSLIPHYKEAFSLDYKMAMLFPMAFFITRITVSLPTSFVMAKIGYRTTLKFCLIWCLLGCLAMAYLVRGEELVPTLIGILLMASGVSAIQVVSSPYVSLLSTPDKSVIRQSVATASNSVGTVLGPLVLTAVILVATSFNVDNTAHQVSYLFLFIALFFFGLLVFFSKMKLPDIKPKQMTGFWRGLRLLIKNQQFMKLALVLLLYIGVEVSFGTFTIAYLADQQYGDLGLVFATQIIALYWVLMFVGRVLFAKFGNTVNKHYLFSLSCVIAALISAVAVYQSYVWIGYLMLVVGLCNSALYPIIYAQALHASGKQNSQGAAILIMCSIGGVVLPFVQASLIDELSLSTSYIAPALAYVLMIVLYWSSLKHRV, from the coding sequence ATGAAAGTATTCCCGCTAAAAAAAGTATTCCCGTTAAAAGATGCCCCACTGGTCTTACTGTCTCTGATCTTTTTTATCTGGGGTTTAATTACCGTTTCAAGTAACTCGCTAATTCCACATTACAAAGAAGCTTTCTCTCTCGATTATAAAATGGCGATGCTATTTCCCATGGCCTTTTTTATCACCCGAATTACGGTGTCGCTTCCAACGTCATTTGTCATGGCAAAAATTGGCTATAGAACTACGCTGAAGTTCTGCTTGATATGGTGCCTTCTGGGCTGTCTAGCCATGGCATATTTAGTGCGAGGAGAAGAGCTTGTTCCAACACTCATTGGGATCTTATTGATGGCCTCAGGTGTGTCAGCAATTCAAGTAGTGAGTTCACCTTACGTATCACTTCTCTCGACACCCGATAAGAGTGTTATACGTCAAAGTGTGGCAACAGCATCTAACTCCGTTGGCACTGTGCTTGGTCCGCTAGTGCTTACCGCTGTCATTCTCGTGGCTACAAGTTTTAACGTCGACAACACCGCCCATCAAGTTTCGTATCTGTTCTTATTCATCGCCCTGTTCTTTTTCGGCTTACTGGTATTTTTTAGCAAAATGAAGCTTCCAGATATCAAACCAAAACAGATGACTGGCTTTTGGCGAGGGTTAAGGCTTCTAATTAAAAATCAGCAGTTTATGAAGTTAGCGTTGGTACTGTTGCTGTACATCGGTGTCGAGGTCAGTTTTGGTACTTTTACTATTGCGTATCTTGCCGACCAGCAATATGGCGACCTTGGTTTGGTCTTCGCAACACAGATCATCGCTCTTTATTGGGTATTAATGTTTGTTGGAAGAGTGTTATTCGCCAAGTTTGGAAACACTGTAAACAAGCACTATCTCTTCTCACTGTCTTGCGTTATTGCCGCTTTGATTAGTGCCGTTGCGGTCTATCAAAGTTATGTTTGGATTGGCTATTTGATGCTTGTCGTAGGGTTATGTAATTCAGCACTCTACCCTATCATTTACGCACAAGCGCTACATGCATCAGGTAAGCAAAACTCACAAGGGGCAGCAATTCTCATTATGTGTTCAATTGGAGGGGTTGTTTTACCATTCGTACAGGCGAGTTTGATTGATGAGCTTTCGCTGAGTACGAGTTATATTGCGCCCGCATTAGCGTATGTATTAATGATAGTTTTGTACTGGTCTAGTTTAAAGCATCGTGTTTAA